A part of Drosophila ananassae strain 14024-0371.13 chromosome 2R, ASM1763931v2, whole genome shotgun sequence genomic DNA contains:
- the LOC116655892 gene encoding uncharacterized protein LOC116655892 gives MWLAGNMTIRLFDINESPQKKGGRPKLTYEAAGKRLKIKLASELAIENQNSTPLLLHAANISARKSTENEVIKKSDRTGLLAPSPITPEKAFAFFMENGFTKQQYINVKQLSKQHGCDIYPSYSKIAEEKLKCRPAGIECTENEAKVSMQNLLNHTASRILLMQKEVCEILSDVTQCTLIFSYGFDGSTGHSLYKQKLSIAESQSLDDSLFVTSIIPIKMIDQKQRVIWLNKSPQSIRFCRPLKIAYLKETTSLILEEKENLDNQIKNLDLYVHAFQSNAIFVKFDGHLTLIDGKVLNILTGTNSCQSCPMCGAKPTQLLTTSDFYSKIFVMKPHTDQYGLSSLHAWIRFFEFLLKISYRIELRKWHVKGNDKIELEARKYKVQAAFWKDMGLHVDKPRQNGSGNTNDGNTARRAFSNPKLLSSILGIDHNLIQRLHIILIAINCHYPINSEKFKLFCFETFTIYRSNYFWYPMSPTVHKILVHGYIIIEKSIVPVGSLAESASEARHKLFKADRQNHARKCSRIDNMSDVFHRAMDSSDPLLSSSWFTKTNRMPLPAEVVDLLDSPIISPGVGHKNGSTSQNSCAEDTDEENGNDDVSDTFEIELEEEVPDDIEN, from the coding sequence ATGTGGCTAGCCGGCAATATGACTATACGACTTTTTGATATAAATGAATCCCCACAGAAGAAAGGTGGTCGTCCGAAATTGACATATGAAGCTGCTGGTAAACGACTCAAAATAAAGCTGGCATCTGAACTTGcgatagaaaatcaaaattcaaCCCCTTTGTTACTACACGCTGCTAACATTTCTGCCAGAAAATCAACTGAAAATGaagttataaaaaaatctGATAGAACTGGATTGCTGGCTCCGAGTCCAATTACTCCTGAAAAGGCATTCgctttttttatggaaaatgggtTTACTAAGCAGCAATACATAAATGTAAAACAACTTAGTAAACAACATGGCTGCGACATTTACCCCTCTTATTCGAAAATAGCCGAggagaaattaaaatgtagaCCTGCTGGAATAGAATGCACCgaaaatgaagcaaaagttTCCATGCAAAACTTATTGAACCATACCGCTTCAAGAATATTACTGATGCAAAAGGAAGTTTGTGAAATACTTTCAGATGTTACTCAgtgtactcttatttttagcTATGGGTTTGATGGGTCTACTGGTCACAGtttatacaaacaaaaattaagcatCGCAGAGTCTCAATCTTTAGATGATTCTCTATTTGTTACATCAATTATTCCCATAAAAATGATAgatcaaaaacaaagagtCATTTGGTTAAATAAATCGCCTCAGTCCATACGATTTTGCCGTCCTCTAAAAATAGCATACTTAAAGGAAACAACGTCTCTTAtattagaagaaaaagaaaacttggACAATCAGATTAAAAACCTGGATTTATACGTGCATGCTTTTCAATCGaatgcaatttttgtaaaattcgaTGGGCACCTAACACTTATAGACGGCAAggtcttaaatatattaacagGAACAAATTCCTGCCAGTCGTGTCCAATGTGTGGGGCAAAGCCCACCCAGCTTCTTACTACAAGTgatttttattccaaaatatttgttatgaAGCCACATACGGATCAGTATGGATTAAGTTCCCTTCATGCATGGATTCGCTTTTTTGAATTCTTGCTTAAAATATCATACAGAATTGAGCTTAGAAAGTGGCATGTTAAGGGAAATGACAAAATCGAATTGGAGGCACGAAAATATAAAGTTCAAGCAGCGTTTTGGAAAGATATGGGGCTTCATGTGGACAAGCCGAGACAAAATGGCAGTGGCAATACAAATGACGGAAATACGGCGAGGCGGGCATTCTCCAACCCAAAATTATTGTCCTCTATACTAGGAATAGATCACAATTTGATTCAGCGCCTACATATAATTTTGATAGCCATAAATTGTCATTACCCTATAAATTCAGAAAAGTTCAAATTATTCTGTTTTGAAACTTTTACTATATATAGGAGCAATTATTTTTGGTACCCCATGTCGCCAACAGTACACAAAATTTTAGTACATGGATACAttatcattgaaaaatcaattGTTCCTGTTGGCTCCTTAGCAGAAAGTGCATCAGAAGCAAGACACAAGCTTTTCAAGGCTGACCGGCAAAATCATGCCAGAAAATGTAGCCGGATTGACAATATGTCAGATGTCTTTCACAGAGCTATGGATTCGTCTGATCCTTTACTGTCTAGTTCTTGGTTCACAAAAACCAACAGGATGCCTCTGCCAGCAGAGGTTGTCGATCTTTTGGATTCGCCAATCATATCCCCAGGTGTTGGCCACAAAAACGGAAGTACATCCCAAAACTCGTGCGCAGAAGACACAGATGAAGAAAATGGCAACGATGATGTAAGTGACACTTTTGAAATCGAATTAGAGGAAGAGGTACCAGACGatattgaaaactaa
- the LOC6493461 gene encoding odorant receptor 67d encodes MAKEDLSPDREESETIYKEFKKLRKTLDACARFVGYEVTIPTFKMNWRSYAIIAISVVFVMGSFYTIYEGLFIGGDWMVLLQCTCQAGAAFQSIAKIIFYIKDRRFLWEILDILDATYEHERCGEHYKRCLQEDFQLIKLWMKGFGILYCIVVLLCVLFPLIYYILYKKKLLMMTFLVPGMNPDTTYGYSLLTSFHFGCMVCGGVGNYAADMYLLFFISSAPVSKNILRCKLHDLDVKLDAFKSHNQISSQEIREDMVKIVTWHQKYLRVLECSERVFFVIIFVEIVACCVSNLSLLYCILRGDWPSAKVYIFYSISTFMMYCTLGTIVDNSNLDFMDIVYNFRWYDLPLSEQRIMLFMLRRSQATSGLSVGKMMPLNMQTALQLSKSTYTVLMILLRGKETVD; translated from the exons ATGGCCAAAGAGGATCTCTCCCCGGACAGGGAAGAAAGTGAAACTATTTATAAGGAGTTCAAGAAATTAAGGAAAACACTGGATGCATGTGCTCGGTTTGTGGGCTACGAGGTCACCATTCCCACCTTTAAGATGAACTGGAGGTCCTATGCCATTATTGCCATTTCCGTAGTCTTTGTGATGGGATCATTTTACACTATTTATGAGGGATTGTTCATTGGCGGGGATTGGATGGTGCTTTTGCAGTGTACTTGCCAGGCCGGAGCCGCATTCCAGTCCATCGCCaagataattttttatataaaagatCGCCGATTTCTTTGGGAGATTCTGGATATATTGGACGCCACCTACGAGCACGAGAGATGCGGGGAACACTATAAAAGGTGCTTGCAAGAGGACTTCCAGCTCATCAAGCTGTGGATGAAAGGATTCGGAATATTATACTGCATTGTAGTCTTATTATGCGTTTTGTTTCCTCTAATCTACTACATCCTGTATAAGAAAAAGCTGTTGATGATGACATTTCTAGTGCCTGGCATGAATCCGGACACCACATATGGATACTCTCTCCTCACCTCCTTTCATTTCGGGTGCATGGTGTGCGGAGGCGTGGGAAACTATGCCGCCGATATGTATTTGTTGTTCTTCATTTCGTCGGCTCCGGTCTCAAAGAACATCCTGCGCTGCAAGCTTCATGATCTAGATGTCAAGCTAGATGCTTTCAAATCCCACAACCAAATCAGTTCTCAAGAAATCCGCGAGGATATGGTCAAAATTGTCACATGGCATCAGAAATATTTGAG AGTTCTTGAGTGCTCGGAACGCGTCTTTTTTGTGATTATTTTTGTGGAGATTGTGGCCTGTTGTGTGAGCAATCTGTCTCTTCTGTACTGCATTCTGAGAGGCGACTGGCCGTCGGCAAAGGTGTACATCTTCTACTCAATCAGCACATTCATGATGTACTGCACCCTCGGGACCATTGTCGACAATTCG AACTTGGACTTCATGGATATCGTTTATAATTTCCGTTGGTACGATTTACCTCTTTCCGAGCAGCGGATCATGCTCTTCATGCTCCGGCGATCCCAGGCCACCAGCGGGCTCTCGGTGGGAAAAATGATGCCCCTTAATATGCAGACCGCCTTGCAGCTTTCTAAGTCCACGTACACGGTCCTGATGATCTTGCTCCGGGGCAAGGAGACTGTTGATTAA
- the LOC6493460 gene encoding odorant receptor 67d, with amino-acid sequence MSKSNKKLTPVDRYLRIVRVIRFFVGFCGNDVADPNFKMWWLTYLVLSAIGMFLACTGYTIYRGVVIDGDLTVILQAMAMVGSALQGLTKLLVTANLAPLLRHIQYGYEDIYREYGAKSGEYIKCLERIIKITWRIMISFFCPCLMNLIAVVSFPIFYLVVYKKKIMVMQFLMPLIDEKTDTGYMILSAVHVGLIFFGSFGNYGGDMYLFLFVTNLTLIKDIFCVKLKELNEVVLKKNEYEQMRVMLFDLVTWHQKYQNILLTTRRIYSFVLFVQLSTTCISMLCTIACIFLRVWPAAPIYLLYSATTLYAFCGLGTAVEISNDVLIREIYSGCLWYELPVKEEKIIILMLAKAQTEQHLTAANMCPLSMNTALQLTKGIYSFSMMLLTYLGLEK; translated from the exons ATgtcaaaatcaaataaaaaactaacGCCCGTAGACCGGTATCTGAGAATAGTTCGCGTTATTAGATTCTTTGTTGGATTCTGTGGCAATGATGTGGCCGATCCGAATTTTAAGATGTGGTGGCTGACCTACCTGGTACTGAGCGCCATTGGGATGTTTTTGGCCTGCACAGGATACACAATTTACAGGGGAGTGGTGATCGACGGAGACCTCACCGTTATCCTTCAGGCCATGGCCATGGTGGGATCTGCTCTGCAAGGACTAACAAAGCTTTTGGTTACGGCGAACTTGGCACCTTTATTGCGTCACATACAGTATGGCTACGAGGATATCTACCG AGAGTATGGTGCCAAGAGCGGCGAATACATCAAGTGCCTGGAGCGCATCATTAAGATCACCTGGCGGATCATGATCAGCTTTTTTTGTCCTTGTCTGATGAACCTGATTGCCGTTGTGAGTTTTCCCATCTTCTACTTGGTGGTCTACAAAAAGAAAATCATGGTCATGCAATTCCTGATGCCACTTATTGACGAAAAGACCGACACTGGCTACATGATTCTCTCGGCGGTTCATGTGGGTCTCATTTTCTTCGGTAGCTTCGGCAACTACGGTGGCGACATGTATCTCTTCTTATTTGTCACCAATCTCACTCTAATCAAGGATATATTTTGCGTAAAGCTAAAGGAACTCAATGAAGTGGTGCTCAAGAAAAACGAATACGAGCAGATGAGAGTTATGCTTTTCGATTTGGTGACCTGGCACCAAAAATATCAAAA CATTCTTTTGACAACGAGGAGGATCTACAGCTTTGTGCTTTTTGTCCAGCTCTCTACCACCTGCATCAGTATGCTGTGCACCATTGCCTGCATTTTTTTGCGAGTCTGGCCAGCAGCTCCCATCTATCTTCTTTATTCTGCCACAACGTTGTATGCCTTTTGTGGTCTTGGAACAGCGGTAGAAATTTCG AATGACGTCTTGATCAGAGAGATCTACTCCGGTTGTTTGTGGTATGAGCTGCCCGTAAAGGAGGAAAAAATCATCATCCTGATGCTGGCCAAGGCCCAAACAGAGCAACATCTTACCGCTGCCAATATGTGTCCTTTGTCCATGAACACCGCCCTCCAACTGACCAAGGGCATCTATAGTTTCAGCATGATGCTGCTGACTTACCTGGGATTAGAAAAATAA